A DNA window from Vanessa cardui chromosome 16, ilVanCard2.1, whole genome shotgun sequence contains the following coding sequences:
- the LOC124536034 gene encoding uncharacterized protein LOC124536034: MYAYLALAIVLAASTAAVPTPLPRDRLGYEREIDTRYNQVPKLLDYVLNEEYLNSQKNKAKLVTKLRPEEAIVADNVILESNVVKIIKPVRKLESGELVRQRRGYNLENVIVPARYPYLPVVRYNRFRRWG, encoded by the coding sequence ATGTACGCGTATCTCGCGCTCGCTATTGTGCTAGCGGCGTCCACGGCCGCTGTTCCCACACCGCTTCCACGCGACCGTTTGGGCTACGAGCGGGAAATAGACACCAGATATAACCAAGTTCCAAAACTCCTGGACTATGTACTCAATGAGGAATATTTAAATTCGCAGAAGAACAAAGCTAAACTCGTAACTAAACTGAGGCCGGAGGAAGCCATCGTAGCCGACAATGTTATTTTGGAATCGAACGTAGTAAAGATCATAAAGCCTGTCAGGAAATTAGAAAGCGGCGAGCTCGTGAGACAGAGACGAGGATATAATCTCGAAAATGTGATAGTGCCCGCTAGATACCCTTATCTTCCCGTGGTGCGTTATAACCGTTTCCGCCGATGGGGCTAG